ACCCGAAGCTCGTGCAGGCATTCATGGCCGCGCTCGATGAAGCGGAAGCGTCGATCAACAAGGACAAGCACGCCGCCGCGCTCGCTTATCTACGCATCAGCAAGGACAAGAGCAGCGTCGACGACATCGAGAAGATGATTTCGGCGCCTGACGTGCAGTTCACGACGGTCCCGCAAAACACGGTCAAATACGCGGACTTCATGGCGCGCACCGGCCTCATCAAGACGAAGCCGGCAACGTGGAAAGACCTGTTCTTTCCGACCGCGCAATCGCAGCAAGGGAGCTGACCATGTATTCGATGCGTAATTCCAGCGGTGCGTCTTCGTCGGGACACGCGCCGGGCGACGCGCCGCTGCTCGACGTAAAGGGCGTCACGCTGCAATACAAGACACGCAAGCACCTCGTGATGGCGACCTATCGCGTCGACTTCCAGGTGTTCCAGGGCGACCGTTTCGTGCTGCTCGGCCCGTCGGGTTGCGGCAAGTCGACCTTGCTGAAGAGCGTCGGCGGCTATCTGCCGCCCACCGAAGGCTCGATCACGCTGAAGGGCAAGACCATCACGAAGCCCGGCCCCGACCGCATGATGGTGTTTCAGGAATTCGACCAGCTGCTGCCGTGGAAAACCGTCAAGCAGAACGTGATGTTTCCGCTGCTGTCGTCGCGGCGCCTCAATGCGCGCGAAGCGGAACAGCGCGCGATGCACTATATCGACAAGGTCAACCTGACGAAATTCGCCGATAGTTACCCGCATACGCTGTCGGGCGGCATGAAGCAGCGCGTCGCGATTGCGCGCGGCATGGCGATGGAACCCGACATTCTGCTGATGGACGAACCGTTCGCGGCACTCGATGCGCTAACGCGCCGCAAGATGCAGGACGAGCTGCTCGCGCTATGGCAGGAAACGCGCTTCACGGTGCTGTTCGTCACGCACTCGATTCCGGAAGCGATCAAGGTCGGCAGCCGCATTCTGCTGCTGTCGCCGCATCCGGGCCAGGTGAAGGCCGAGCTCAACACGGCCGTATCGGGCGAAGCCGCAGTCGCGCTTGAAAAGCGCATCCAGCACATGCTGTTCGAAGACGAGATCGAAGAGGCCGAGAATGTCTAACGGTACTATCCGGGGCGCCGCATCCGCCACTGCTTTTCCCCCTGAAACGGCGCGCGACACCGCGGCCGGCCTCGCATCCGCGCCGCGTGAAGAGATCGTGCGCGAGACCAGCGACACGCATCAGTTCAGCGTCGTCGAAAAGCCGCTGTCGACGTTCGAGCGGCTCTACAACCAAGGATGGATTCGCAAGTTCGTGATTCTCGCGTTTCTCGCGATCGTCTGGGAAGTGTATGGGCGCATCCTCAATAACGCGCTACTGTTCCCGACTTTTAGCGCGACGGTCGAAGCATTCGTTACGAGCATCGCGAGCGGCGAGCTGCCCGGCAAGGCGTGGGCGTCGATTCATGTGCTGCTGATGGGCTACGCGGCCGGCATCGTGCTCGCCGCGGTGTTGACCGCGGCGGCGATCACATCGCGCATCGGCACGGATTTTCTCGAAACCATGACGTCGATGCTGAACCCATTGCCCGCGATCGCGCTGTTGCCGCTTGCGCTGATCTGGTTCGGTCTCGGCAACGGCAGCCTGATTTTCGTGCTCGTGCATTCGGTGACGTGGTCTGTCGCATTGAATACGCATTCGGGCTTTCTGTCGGTCAGCAATACGCTGAAGATGGTCGGGCGCAACTACGGCCTGCGGGGCGGCCGCTATGTGACGAAGATTCTCGTGCCCGCCGCGTTCCCGAGCATTCTCACGGGCCTGAAGATCGGCTGGGCGTTTGCATGGCGCACGCTGATCGCCGCGGAACTCGTGTTCGGCGTCAGCTCCGGTTCGGGCGGCCTCGGCTGGTTTATCTACGAGAACAAGAACCTGCTCGATATCGCGAATGTGTTCGCCGGACTGTTCACGGTCATTCTGATCGGCCTCGCCGTCGAAAACCTGATCTTCCGCACGCTCGAACGGCATACGGTGCAGCGTTGGGGCATGCAGTCGTGAGCAGCAGCGTGAGCGGCATTTCGATACCGAAAACGCGTGGGAGCTTTGCCGCGCGCGACGTATTCGCGCCGCGCACCGTCGAGGAGCGAAAACGTTGAGCACGCAGCTCGCGTTGCTCGTCATCGGCGGCAGCGCGGTTGCGGGCTTCGTATCGGGTCTCGCCGGCTTTGCGTTCGGCCTCGTGGCGATGGTGTTCTGGGCGTGGACGCTGCCGCCGCAAGCAATCGGTCCGATGCTCGTGGTGGGCTCGCTGGCCGGCCAGGTGCTGACCGTCGGCACCGTGCGCGGCCAGATTCGCCCCAAAGTAATCGGGCCGTTTATCGCAGGCGGATTGATCGGCGTGCCGATCGGCGCCGCGCTGCTGCCGATCATCAATCCGACCGGGTTCCGTATCGGCGTCGGGCTGCTGCTGATCGTCTATTGCGGTGTGATGCTCGCGGCGAAGAATCTGCCGAGGGTGACGGCGGGCGGCGCATGGGCCGATGGCGGCATCGGCGTGATCGGCGGCATACTCGGTGGCATCGCGGGTCTCGTGGGCCCGGCGCCGACCGTCTGGTGCATGCTGCGCGGCCATCACAAGGATTTGCAGCGCGCGATCTGCCAAAGTTTTTTTATCGCCATGCAGTCGCTGACGCTCGTCATGTATGCGCTGACCGGCCTCATCGACCGGCAAACGCTCACGCTGTTCGCGTGGATGGTGCCGTCCACGTTAATTTTCGCGTGGCTCGGTTCGCGTCTGTACGTGCGTATCTCCGATACGGCATTCAAACGCGTGCTGCTCGCGCTGCTGTTTGCATCGGGTACGGTGCTGCTCGGCACATCGCTCGTCCACGCCTTGCGCTAGCCGCTCGCGTCAGCCCAGGCCGCATCGGCGGTCAGTCCGCGGAGAACCCGCCATGAGTGCGATTCGCTATTTCGTCACGTTTCTCTCGGTTGCGCGGCACGGCTCATTCGCCGCCGCCGCCGACGAGGTGTGTCTTACGCAAGCCGCCGTGAGCCAACAGATGCGTTCGCTCGAACGCGATCTGGACATGGTGCTGTTCGAACGCACGCCGCGCTCCGTTTCGCTCAGCGAGCAGGGCCGTACGATCTTGCCGCTTGCCGAAACGCTCGTCGCGAACTATCGCAAGATTCTCGCGGCCGGCGAGCGCGACGAAGTGGCCGGCGTCGTGCGTGTCGGTGCGCTGGTTTCGTCGCTAATGGGCGCGTTCGCCGATGCGATGCTGAACCTGAAGCGCCGCTATCCGCGGCTCGAGCTCAAGCTTTTTACAGGGCTGTCGAGCGATTTCGCGACACGCGTCGAAAGCGGCGAACTCGATGCCGCCATCGTTACGCGATCGCCGGCCGGATTCCCGCCGACGCTTAAATGGACCGCGCTCTACAGCGAGCCGATGGTGCTCATTACCTCAACTGAAGATCCACGCACCGACGTCGACGCGCTATTGCAGGAGCCGTATATCCGGTTCGACCGGCAGACGTGGACCGGCATTCTGATCGAAGAGGCCTTGCAGGGGCTCGGCGCTTCGGTGCATGACATCATGGAATTGAATTCGCTCGAAGCGATCTGCGAGATGGTGAAGCGCGGCTTCGGCGTCTCGATCGTGCCGCGTCTGGCGAATGCAAACTGGAATACGGAGTCGGGCCTGCGCGTCATCGCGCTGCCCGAGCGTATCGCGCCGCGCCGGGTCGGTTTGCTGGAACGCCGCGAGCACGACCGCGAAGCGTTCACAGACGCGGTCAAGCGTCATTTCACCGGCGGCACCGATGAGCCGGCCGCGACCGGTTCGCGCGGCGCGGGTGCCGCGTCCGTCGGCGTGACCGGTGTCGACGTGGTGCTGGGTGCTCCGTTAGGCGCATCAGCGTCGTCGAGAAGCGACTGACCTGGCCGCACGCGCGTGAACTGCACGCGGCGGCGCGTCGTTTCGAGCGCGCCGTCGTCGAGCATGCGCAGGCACATATATTCGGATGTCTCAAGATCGCCCGCATCGGGGAAATCTTCGCGGAAATGCGCGCCGCGCGAGTTTTCGCGCAGCAACGCCGATTCGGTGATCGCGCGGCTCACAAGCGTGAGATTCTGCAGATTCAACCAGTCGTGCCACGACAGATTGAACCGCAAGTCACGGCTGTCGACGCCCGTGCGATCGAGACGCGCCTCGATATCGAGCAAGGCATTGCGTGCGCGCTCGAGACCCTGCGCATCGCGCAGAATGCCGACGTCGTTCCACATCAGGTCGTAGAGCGTTTCGCGGATTGCTTCGAGGTCGCCATCGGGCTTGCGCGTGAGCGGCGCGCTGCATCGTTCGACCGCACGCTCGATCTGTTCGCGGTCCGCTGCCTCGTGGTGCCCGAACCGCGGCACCCATTGCGCGAGCGTTTCACCGGCAATGCCGCCGAACACGGTCGAATTCGCGACGCCGTTGCCGCCGAGGCGATTCGCACCATGCACGCCGCCCGCATCTTCACCAGCGACAAAAAGGCCCGACAGCGTCGTCGAGCAATCGGCCGCGAACTCCACACCGCCCATCATGTAGTGCGCGGTCGGCACGACTTCGACCTGACCGCCCGCGAGATCGAAGCCGCAATCGGCGCAGCGCTCGACCATGCCCTTGAAGCGCTGCCGCACTGAGTCCGGCCCGAGATGGTCCATGCGCAGGTAAACGCCGCCGTTCGGCGTCGCGTTGCCCGCGCGCAGTTCGCGAAAAATGCTGCGCGACACGATATCGCGCGTCGCGCGTTCACCGCGCGGATCGTAGCGATGCATGAAGCGCTCGCCGTCGCCGGTCAGCAGATAACCGCCCGCGCCGCGCAAACCTTCTTCGAGCACGGTGCCGGTCATGCGTGTATGCGTGCCGGCGAGCAGCCCCGTCGGGTGGAACTGCACCATTTCCATATCGCGCAGCGTGAGCCCCGCGCGCATGGCCATCGCCATGCCGTCGCAGCTCTTGTCGCCGCTCGGTGTGTGGTACTTGTACATGGTCGGACCGCCGCCCGTTGCTAGCAGCACCGCCTTCGCGCGCACGAATACGAATTCGCCGCTGCGCATGTCGATCATCAGCACGCCGGCGAGCGCGCCGCCTGACTGCGTTTCGATAAATTCCACCGCGCGATGTTCCTCGAGCCGCGCGATACCGCGCGCCCACACCTGTTCCGCAAGCCGGTTGATAATCTCGATGCCGGTCTGGTCGCCCTTGTGCACCGTGCGATCAAAGGTCTGTCCCGCGAATGCCTTCTGCTTCAGCGTGCCGTCCGGATTGCGGTCGAAAAAGCAGCCGAGTTCGTTTTCGAGCTCGTTAATCCGTTCGACCGCGCGCGTGACGAGCGTCCAGGCGAGGTCCTGGTTCGACAGCCATTTGCCGCCCTCGATCGTGTCCATGAAATGACGCTCGATCGAATCGCCTTGCGCAAGCGCCACGTTATAGCCGCCCTGCACCATGCGCGTACAGCCGCATTTGCCGAGCAGGCCCTTTACCGCGATCGTGATGCGCAACTGCGGCGCCGCGGCGTGCGCGTGCAGCGCGGCGAACAGGCCCGCGCCGCCGCTGCCGAGAATCAGGATGTCGGTGTCGTACTGCTTCATCTGCGAGGGCTCCGGAATCGATCGGCTTGCATGGCTATCGCTAACACGATATTGGCTACGAACGAACACCGAGCGACGCGAGCACCTTGTCACGCTGCGACTGCGTGTTCTGCTGCACCGTCGTGTAGACGCTGCCGCCATGGCTATCCATCGCGACAAGCAGCGGCCCAAACTCGCCGATCCTGAAACGCCACAACGATTCGGGGTTCAGATCGTCGAGATCGACGTCTTCGATCTGCTCGATCCATGTCGTTTCGAGCGCCGCCGTGCCGCCGATAATCGCGAGGTACACGCCGCCGTGCTTCGCGAACGCATCGGCGGAACTCTTCGCGAGCCCCCCTTTGCCGATCACGATGCGCACGCCGTATTGCGCCATCAGCGGCTCGGTAAAGCGCTCCATGCGCATCGATGTCGTGGTGCCGATGCAGATCGGCTCGTAGCCGGCAGGGTTTGCATCCGATACGGGCACGCGGCGCACATTAGGCGCCGTGTGAATAACCGCGTGGCCGTTCAGATCGAAGCGCGTCTTGCGGCCGCGATCGAACATATGGATTTGCGTGGCGTCGCGAATGCCGAACAGCGTGCCGGTCAGCGTCACCATGTCGCCGATTTTCAGTTCGCGGATTTGTGCCTCGGTGACGGGCATTTGCAATACGTGGTGCGTCATTTATCAGGTCTCCTCGCAGCCGGCGTCGCCTGGTTCCAGTGCCATGAATCGTCAATAGCCGTATTCGACTTCGCCGCGCGTCAACGTCGCACGCGCGCGTCGCGCCGAATGGCATTGCATGTTCACTGCGACCGGATTCATCGTGATGTGCGTCGCGGCGAGTTCGACATGCACCGCGAATGCGGTTGCATCGCCACCGAGCCCTTGCGGACCGACACCGAGCTGATTCACAGCGGCGGACAGTTCATCTTCGAGTGCCGCCGCATGCGGATCGTCATTGCGCGTGCCGAGCGCGCGCGTCGCCGCACGCTTCGCCAGCCATACGCACAGATCCGACGTGCCACCCACGCCGACGCCGACGATCGTCGGCGGACAGGTCTTGCCGCCGGCGTCGACCACGCAGTCGATCACGAACCGCTTGATCGCGTCGATGCCATCGGCGGGCGTGGCCATTTTCAGAAAAGAGTTGTTCTCGGAGCCGCTGCCCTTCGGGATCATTTCGATGACGAGCGTATCGGCGGTCGAATCGAAGTCGAGATGAATCGCAGGCATCAGCGGGCCGCACGACGTCTGTTCATTCTGTCTCGTCAACGGATGCACGACCGACGAGCGCAGCGGATGCTCGCGCGTCGCGCGTTCGCAGCCGCGACGAATCGCCTCTTTCAGCGCGACGCCATCGAGCACGAGTCCGGCGCCGATCGTTACGTTGTAGATCGGTAGGCCCGTGTCCTGGCACAGCAGGTTGTCCTCGCTTTCGGCGACGCCGATATTCGTGCGCATGATGCCTAGCACGCGGCGCGCGGTGTCGTCGGTTTCCGTGCGTTCGAGGCGCGCGATGCCGTCCTTGATGTCAGGCGGCAATTGCTTCAACGCGCGAATGTAAAGCTGCTTCGCGACTTCTTCGACTTGCTGCATGTCCATCGGGTGGTCTCCATCGCGCTCGAACGCGGGCACGTCTGGTCTTGTTGATTGGGTTTGGGTTGCGCTCATAACGTGAGCGACAGCGCGAATGCGAGGCCGATCACGAGCGCGCCGCCCGCGGTCGCTGCGATCAGGTCCTTGCGCAGGCCGCTCCACGGCCGGTACTCGATCAGCAGAAGCCGCACGCCGCCGATCAGATGCGCGGCGAGCAGCGTAACGAGCCCCCATTCCGCGAACACGAACGCGGGCTGACGCGTCACCGCGAGAAACGAATCGAATGCCGCGGCGCCGTGCAAAGCGGTGCCGAGCGCCCAGAAATGCATCGGCAGAAACACGGCGAGCGCGAGGCCCGACAGGCGATGCACGAGAAAGGCCCACCATGCGGGATGGTTGCGCGCGCGAGCGTCGGCACGACGCCCCGGGGTTTTGCGCCGGCCCGCAGCAGCCGCGCCGTTGGCGTGCGATGCGTCGAGTTCGCTCATAGCGGCCCTCCGGTCAGCGCGAAAACCGCGCGCAAGCCCGCGATAGCGAGCATCAGACCAATCAGCACGCTGACTGCGAATACGCTTGGCCCCCGCCAGCCGAGCCATTCTTCGGCGATGCGCCGCAAGCCGACCGGTACGTGCGCGGCCGCCGCCAGCACGAATACGGCATAAAACAGGCCCCACACCACGTTGCCGTGCAGCCGCGTGAGAATCGCGCCTGCGGAGAGACCGCCATGCACAACAGCGATCATCGTGATCAGATGCACGGTCACGCAGACCGCGAGCACCATCGCCGAAATGCGCTGTACGCGCCAGCCGCTCATCGCTGCCTTCATTCAGGTGCTCCTTGCGGCGCCTTGCCGTTCAGGCGCTTCAGGCCCGCAATGCTCGCGGTCGGCGCCAGCGACTTCGGACAGCGCTCCGTGCATGAGCCGAGCGTATGGCACGAATGGCAGCCCGCATCGTTCGATATCGCCGCGACACGCGCCTGCTGCTGCGTATCGCGTACATCGTTGATGAGCGTCCATGCGCGGTTGAGCGCGGCGGGACCGAGATAGTCAGGATTCCATGCGACGACGTCGCAGCTCGCATAACACACGCCGCAGCCGATGCATTCAATGCCGGCGTCGACGGCCTTGCGTGCGGGCGAAGCCGGATCGACACGCGCGGCCGGCTCGGCACGCGTGCGCTGCCCCGCGAAATAGCCCTTCGCGTCGCGCCATTTGTCGAAGAAACCGGTCATATCGGTGGCGAGGTCCTTGACCACCGGCAGATGATTGAGCGGCGCGATCTCGAGCACGTCGTCCGCGTGACGCAGCACTTTGGTCACATGAGTGCGGCAGGTCCAGCGCGCGCGGCCGTTGACCGTCATCGCGCACGAGCCGCACATGCCGACGCGGCACGCGAAGCGATACGAGAGCGTCGCGTCGAGATGGCGCTGGATATAAATGACGACGTCGAGAACCGTCTGGCTCTCCATGCGCGGGACGTCGAAGCGCTGAAACTCGCCTTCGTCCGCACCGCGCCAGACGCTCACTTTCAGGGTTGTGGGGGTAGTGCCTGGCATCCTGGCTGTATTGATTCGCGTGGTAGCGAAGCCAGTCTACGGTGCCCGCCCGACGGCTGGAAGCCAAACATTTTTGCGGCGAGCTAAAGAATTTCTTTTGCTCAGGGTGTCCCGGCCATGTTGCGCACCCAGCTTGCGAAATTCTCGTTTTCGAACTCGTATGCGTCGCGCGGCGACTTGACGACGACACCGTTCGACGCGAGCCGCCCGAGCGCGCGTTGAACCTGCGTGGCGCCCAACGCCTCGATGCCCAGTTGCTTTCTGAAGCTTGCCATCGCCTCCCGGGAAAAAGGCCGGAAGAGTGGATTGCCCGCAACCTCCCGAACCAGCAAGCGTTCGAGCGCGCTCAAGCCGTCCCAGGTGGTTTCATGGCCTTCCGCTCCGGCCAGCTTGTCGAGCTGCAGTGCCACTGCCGTATCGAAGGACATTCTCGGCTGCATCATTAGCGTGATTGCTACTTCGAGCAGCGGCTCAGGCCGGCGGTGAAACTGCGCGAACGCCGCCTGCAACTTTTTCTCGTTGAGTTTGCGCGAGGTAGCGGCCGTAAACCGTTTCGCAACGAATTGCACGAACGCTTCGTCGAGCAGCGGGAAGTCTTGCAGCGGATTGGCGGCTGAATAGAGCGGCGCACGCGTGTCCGTAAAAACATGTCCGAGCTGCGTGCGCGAAGAACCGGTGAAAACGACGCGAAGATTGTCCCGATACTTCGTCAGCGACGTACGCAGCGCGCGCGCCACGTCTTCGCCTTCTTCGCTCCTGCCCAGCGACTGCGCTTCGTCGACGAGCAGCAGCACGGGCTTGCGCCGGGTCAGCTCACCGAGCAATTCGTCGAGCCGCAAGGCAGCGGCTGTGGCAGCCCGCTTTTTGTCGTCGTTGAGTTCGATCGCGCCTTCTATCGACGTGCCGGCAATTTCGGCCTTGCCCCTCAACGACTTGACCGACGGCGCCAGCTTCGCTTTCAGCTTCTTCGCGAATGTGTCGGGCTCCGCTGGCGCTTCCAGTGCGTGCAGCAGTGCAGCGCCGGGTGTTTGCCGCGTTTGCCAAAGATCGGCATAGACCACGTGGTAGCCCATCTGCTGGGCCGCGGGCGTCAGATCCTGCCGCAGAAATACCGTTTTGCCCGTACGCCGTGGCGCAAAGATAGTGAGTGACGCGAGAATTCCCGAATTCAGCGCAGCCAGATAGGCGTTGGCCAGGTCCGGACGGGGGAAGTGCCAGAGCTCGGTCAGCTTCATGAATTACACAGAATTATCATG
The genomic region above belongs to Paraburkholderia edwinii and contains:
- the sdhC gene encoding succinate dehydrogenase, cytochrome b556 subunit, whose protein sequence is MSELDASHANGAAAAGRRKTPGRRADARARNHPAWWAFLVHRLSGLALAVFLPMHFWALGTALHGAAAFDSFLAVTRQPAFVFAEWGLVTLLAAHLIGGVRLLLIEYRPWSGLRKDLIAATAGGALVIGLAFALSLTL
- a CDS encoding L-aspartate oxidase, which codes for MKQYDTDILILGSGGAGLFAALHAHAAAPQLRITIAVKGLLGKCGCTRMVQGGYNVALAQGDSIERHFMDTIEGGKWLSNQDLAWTLVTRAVERINELENELGCFFDRNPDGTLKQKAFAGQTFDRTVHKGDQTGIEIINRLAEQVWARGIARLEEHRAVEFIETQSGGALAGVLMIDMRSGEFVFVRAKAVLLATGGGPTMYKYHTPSGDKSCDGMAMAMRAGLTLRDMEMVQFHPTGLLAGTHTRMTGTVLEEGLRGAGGYLLTGDGERFMHRYDPRGERATRDIVSRSIFRELRAGNATPNGGVYLRMDHLGPDSVRQRFKGMVERCADCGFDLAGGQVEVVPTAHYMMGGVEFAADCSTTLSGLFVAGEDAGGVHGANRLGGNGVANSTVFGGIAGETLAQWVPRFGHHEAADREQIERAVERCSAPLTRKPDGDLEAIRETLYDLMWNDVGILRDAQGLERARNALLDIEARLDRTGVDSRDLRFNLSWHDWLNLQNLTLVSRAITESALLRENSRGAHFREDFPDAGDLETSEYMCLRMLDDGALETTRRRVQFTRVRPGQSLLDDADAPNGAPSTTSTPVTPTDAAPAPREPVAAGSSVPPVK
- a CDS encoding ATP-binding protein; translated protein: MKLTELWHFPRPDLANAYLAALNSGILASLTIFAPRRTGKTVFLRQDLTPAAQQMGYHVVYADLWQTRQTPGAALLHALEAPAEPDTFAKKLKAKLAPSVKSLRGKAEIAGTSIEGAIELNDDKKRAATAAALRLDELLGELTRRKPVLLLVDEAQSLGRSEEGEDVARALRTSLTKYRDNLRVVFTGSSRTQLGHVFTDTRAPLYSAANPLQDFPLLDEAFVQFVAKRFTAATSRKLNEKKLQAAFAQFHRRPEPLLEVAITLMMQPRMSFDTAVALQLDKLAGAEGHETTWDGLSALERLLVREVAGNPLFRPFSREAMASFRKQLGIEALGATQVQRALGRLASNGVVVKSPRDAYEFENENFASWVRNMAGTP
- a CDS encoding ABC transporter ATP-binding protein; this encodes MRNSSGASSSGHAPGDAPLLDVKGVTLQYKTRKHLVMATYRVDFQVFQGDRFVLLGPSGCGKSTLLKSVGGYLPPTEGSITLKGKTITKPGPDRMMVFQEFDQLLPWKTVKQNVMFPLLSSRRLNAREAEQRAMHYIDKVNLTKFADSYPHTLSGGMKQRVAIARGMAMEPDILLMDEPFAALDALTRRKMQDELLALWQETRFTVLFVTHSIPEAIKVGSRILLLSPHPGQVKAELNTAVSGEAAVALEKRIQHMLFEDEIEEAENV
- a CDS encoding sulfite exporter TauE/SafE family protein, translated to MSTQLALLVIGGSAVAGFVSGLAGFAFGLVAMVFWAWTLPPQAIGPMLVVGSLAGQVLTVGTVRGQIRPKVIGPFIAGGLIGVPIGAALLPIINPTGFRIGVGLLLIVYCGVMLAAKNLPRVTAGGAWADGGIGVIGGILGGIAGLVGPAPTVWCMLRGHHKDLQRAICQSFFIAMQSLTLVMYALTGLIDRQTLTLFAWMVPSTLIFAWLGSRLYVRISDTAFKRVLLALLFASGTVLLGTSLVHALR
- a CDS encoding FumA C-terminus/TtdB family hydratase beta subunit, producing MTHHVLQMPVTEAQIRELKIGDMVTLTGTLFGIRDATQIHMFDRGRKTRFDLNGHAVIHTAPNVRRVPVSDANPAGYEPICIGTTTSMRMERFTEPLMAQYGVRIVIGKGGLAKSSADAFAKHGGVYLAIIGGTAALETTWIEQIEDVDLDDLNPESLWRFRIGEFGPLLVAMDSHGGSVYTTVQQNTQSQRDKVLASLGVRS
- a CDS encoding fumarate hydratase, yielding MDMQQVEEVAKQLYIRALKQLPPDIKDGIARLERTETDDTARRVLGIMRTNIGVAESEDNLLCQDTGLPIYNVTIGAGLVLDGVALKEAIRRGCERATREHPLRSSVVHPLTRQNEQTSCGPLMPAIHLDFDSTADTLVIEMIPKGSGSENNSFLKMATPADGIDAIKRFVIDCVVDAGGKTCPPTIVGVGVGGTSDLCVWLAKRAATRALGTRNDDPHAAALEDELSAAVNQLGVGPQGLGGDATAFAVHVELAATHITMNPVAVNMQCHSARRARATLTRGEVEYGY
- a CDS encoding ABC transporter permease; its protein translation is MSNGTIRGAASATAFPPETARDTAAGLASAPREEIVRETSDTHQFSVVEKPLSTFERLYNQGWIRKFVILAFLAIVWEVYGRILNNALLFPTFSATVEAFVTSIASGELPGKAWASIHVLLMGYAAGIVLAAVLTAAAITSRIGTDFLETMTSMLNPLPAIALLPLALIWFGLGNGSLIFVLVHSVTWSVALNTHSGFLSVSNTLKMVGRNYGLRGGRYVTKILVPAAFPSILTGLKIGWAFAWRTLIAAELVFGVSSGSGGLGWFIYENKNLLDIANVFAGLFTVILIGLAVENLIFRTLERHTVQRWGMQS
- a CDS encoding succinate dehydrogenase/fumarate reductase iron-sulfur subunit — translated: MPGTTPTTLKVSVWRGADEGEFQRFDVPRMESQTVLDVVIYIQRHLDATLSYRFACRVGMCGSCAMTVNGRARWTCRTHVTKVLRHADDVLEIAPLNHLPVVKDLATDMTGFFDKWRDAKGYFAGQRTRAEPAARVDPASPARKAVDAGIECIGCGVCYASCDVVAWNPDYLGPAALNRAWTLINDVRDTQQQARVAAISNDAGCHSCHTLGSCTERCPKSLAPTASIAGLKRLNGKAPQGAPE
- a CDS encoding succinate dehydrogenase → MKAAMSGWRVQRISAMVLAVCVTVHLITMIAVVHGGLSAGAILTRLHGNVVWGLFYAVFVLAAAAHVPVGLRRIAEEWLGWRGPSVFAVSVLIGLMLAIAGLRAVFALTGGPL